Proteins encoded within one genomic window of Burkholderia glumae LMG 2196 = ATCC 33617:
- the msuE gene encoding FMN reductase codes for MRNGYRIVAVSGNTQQPSRTLTLVKTLLDRLAAALPVDTHLVELGTLAPELGSVLSRAHATAAIETDLRSIETADALLVASPVYRASYTGLFKHLFDLVHHEALVDMPVLLAATGGSDRHALVIDHQLRPLFSFFQAHTLPIGVYGTESDFCDYQIASPTLHARIDLAIARAATVIRVRRPELAADDMLRTVVSPDAATAATFTQLG; via the coding sequence ATGCGAAACGGATACAGAATCGTCGCGGTATCAGGCAATACACAGCAGCCGTCGCGCACGCTGACTCTTGTCAAGACGCTACTCGATAGACTCGCGGCTGCGCTCCCGGTAGATACGCACCTCGTCGAACTCGGTACGCTTGCACCGGAACTCGGTAGCGTCCTGTCCCGCGCGCACGCGACTGCCGCTATCGAGACCGACTTGAGATCAATCGAAACCGCTGATGCACTCTTGGTCGCGAGCCCCGTCTATCGGGCATCTTATACCGGGCTGTTTAAGCATCTGTTCGACCTAGTGCATCACGAAGCACTGGTCGACATGCCGGTGCTGCTCGCGGCAACTGGTGGAAGTGATCGTCATGCGCTGGTCATCGATCATCAATTGCGGCCGCTATTCAGTTTCTTCCAGGCGCACACACTGCCAATAGGCGTGTACGGGACCGAGTCCGATTTTTGCGATTACCAGATCGCAAGCCCGACGCTGCATGCACGCATCGATCTAGCGATCGCGCGCGCGGCAACCGTCATCCGAGTGCGCCGTCCCGAGCTCGCGGCCGACGACATGTTGCGTACCGTCGTATCGCCTGACGCTGCCACAGCAGCGACTTTTACGCAGTTAGGCTGA
- a CDS encoding IS5-like element ISBugl2 family transposase (programmed frameshift) — translation MEAPIIDDELWILIEPLLPPAKLRAKSDPGRPRVSDRAALNGILFVFKTGIRWNHLPTRLGFGSGATCWRRLSDWQKAGVWDQLHELLLDKLRAAGQIDLSYAAVDSSSVRAVGAGGKTGPNPTDRARPGSKHHVLVDANGVPLVAILTGANTNDVTQLLPLVDAIPPIRGVRGRPLQKPGVVYADRGYDSTRHRRALRERGIKPVIAKRRTEHGSGLGKYRWVVERTHSWLHNFRRLRTRFERSAYIHEAFLKLGCSIICWNIFRRAEQGF, via the exons ATGGAAGCGCCAATCATTGACGACGAACTGTGGATACTGATCGAACCATTGCTGCCACCTGCGAAGCTTCGAGCGAAGAGCGATCCTGGTCGCCCGCGCGTGTCCGACCGTGCGGCTCTCAACGGCATCCTGTTCGTGTTCAAAACGGGAATTCGTTGGAACCACTTGCCGACTCGTCTGGGCTTTGGCTCGGGCGCCACATGCTGGCGGCGATTGAGCGACTGGCAAAAGGCTGGTGTATGGGACCAACTGCACGAGTTGCTACTCGACAAGTTGCGTGCGGCCGGCCAAATCGATCTGTCATACGCTGCGGTCGATTCGTCGTCCGTGCGCGCCGTTGGGGCGGGCG GAAAAACTGGCCCGAACCCCACCGATCGCGCGCGACCCGGTTCCAAGCACCACGTCCTCGTAGACGCCAACGGCGTTCCTCTCGTTGCGATCCTGACTGGCGCGAACACCAACGACGTCACGCAGTTGCTGCCGCTCGTTGATGCGATTCCACCCATTCGCGGCGTTCGTGGCCGACCGCTTCAGAAGCCCGGCGTCGTCTACGCCGATCGCGGCTACGATTCCACCCGACATCGTCGCGCGTTGCGCGAACGCGGTATCAAGCCCGTGATCGCCAAGCGCCGGACCGAGCATGGCAGTGGTCTGGGCAAGTATCGTTGGGTGGTCGAACGTACGCATTCCTGGCTCCACAATTTCCGGCGCCTACGCACTCGCTTCGAGCGAAGTGCCTACATTCACGAAGCATTCCTCAAACTTGGCTGCTCGATCATCTGTTGGAACATCTTCAGACGAGCTGAGCAGGGTTTTTGA
- a CDS encoding ABC transporter ATP-binding protein/permease, whose product MLSALMLVYVLGAGWANTYIAIWLNRWTGIFYDAVGSSRFQTLPHLLLQFLLVSMAGAAVTISTGILLSIVEIRWRRWLTTWLAEQWLARHTYYRIERDRALENIDQRIAEDAKLFVKDTLLLSMNALHVPVSIVSFSVILWSIGHSLDLHVGGHQYSIHGYLVYAVFIYQGLFFLATHLLGRRLITLNAKQNRVEGDFRVLMVRVREFAEQIAFFDGNGAESTRLNGAFRQVVSNLYALLWVNTRVSLFTNLVGQVGSVVPTLLVLPQLMTGGMTLGGLMRSNAAFGSVSSSLAFFPQAYLGFTAWRAEANRLREFLYVYSQEPQAGVALSAAQEGAVAATGLVLRDASGEEITRVPDFSLAPGSRCLVRGPSGSGKSTLLRALAGLWPYGEGAVARCAERAVFVPQRSYIPAGTLKAAIAYPREASAYTDSECAEVLRACGLGAYAGSLLDADRWSDRFSGGEQQRVAFARVLLARPSTIFLDECTSALDPQSEHHLYQLLIDRLPHATVLSVAHRKELQAFHQQTIDFSPKPQAAAWGRAAGRAPSAYPA is encoded by the coding sequence GTGCTGTCGGCGCTGATGCTCGTCTACGTGCTCGGCGCGGGCTGGGCCAATACCTATATCGCGATCTGGCTCAATCGCTGGACCGGCATATTCTATGACGCGGTTGGATCCAGCAGGTTTCAGACGCTTCCGCACCTGCTTCTGCAGTTTCTGCTGGTGTCGATGGCGGGTGCCGCGGTGACGATTTCCACTGGGATTTTGCTATCGATCGTCGAGATTCGCTGGCGCCGATGGCTGACGACCTGGCTGGCCGAGCAATGGCTGGCCCGTCATACCTACTATCGCATCGAGCGCGACCGCGCGCTCGAGAACATCGATCAGCGTATCGCGGAGGATGCGAAACTGTTCGTCAAGGATACGTTGCTGTTGTCAATGAACGCCCTTCATGTACCCGTGAGCATCGTGAGCTTCAGCGTGATCCTGTGGTCGATCGGTCATTCCCTGGATCTGCATGTCGGCGGCCATCAATACAGCATCCATGGCTACCTGGTCTACGCGGTGTTCATCTACCAGGGCCTGTTTTTCCTGGCCACCCATCTGCTGGGCCGGCGCCTGATCACGCTCAACGCCAAGCAGAACCGCGTGGAAGGCGATTTTCGCGTGCTGATGGTGCGGGTGCGCGAGTTCGCCGAGCAGATCGCCTTCTTCGATGGGAACGGCGCGGAAAGCACCCGGCTGAACGGGGCGTTCCGCCAGGTGGTCTCGAATCTCTATGCGCTGCTTTGGGTCAATACGCGGGTCTCGTTGTTCACCAATCTCGTCGGGCAAGTCGGCTCGGTGGTGCCGACCTTGCTGGTCTTGCCGCAGTTGATGACGGGCGGGATGACGCTGGGCGGGCTGATGCGTTCCAACGCGGCGTTCGGTTCCGTGTCGAGTTCGCTGGCGTTTTTCCCTCAAGCCTATCTGGGGTTCACCGCCTGGCGCGCCGAGGCAAACCGGCTTCGCGAATTTCTCTACGTCTACTCGCAAGAGCCGCAGGCCGGCGTCGCGTTGAGCGCCGCGCAGGAAGGCGCCGTGGCGGCCACCGGCCTGGTGCTGCGCGACGCGAGCGGCGAGGAGATTACCCGCGTGCCCGATTTCTCGCTCGCGCCGGGCTCGCGCTGCCTGGTGCGGGGGCCGTCCGGCAGCGGAAAGAGCACGCTGCTCAGGGCTCTGGCCGGCCTCTGGCCGTATGGCGAGGGCGCAGTCGCCCGCTGCGCCGAGCGCGCCGTGTTCGTGCCGCAGCGCAGCTACATCCCCGCCGGAACGCTGAAGGCAGCGATCGCGTACCCGCGCGAAGCCTCGGCCTACACCGACAGCGAATGCGCGGAAGTGCTGCGCGCCTGCGGCCTGGGCGCCTATGCCGGATCGTTGCTCGATGCCGACCGCTGGAGCGACCGGTTTTCCGGCGGCGAGCAGCAGCGCGTGGCGTTCGCGCGCGTGCTGCTGGCCCGCCCGTCGACGATCTTTCTCGACGAATGCACGTCGGCCCTCGATCCGCAGAGCGAGCACCATCTCTACCAGTTGCTGATCGACCGGCTGCCTCATGCCACCGTCCTCAGCGTCGCGCATCGCAAGGAACTGCAGGCCTTTCATCAGCAGACCATCGATTTCTCGCCCAAGCCGCAAGCGGCGGCATGGGGGAGGGCGGCCGGCCGGGCGCCGTCCGCGTATCCGGCATGA
- a CDS encoding ExbD/TolR family protein: MSILMDGNNDEGVMNDINMTPLIDVMLVLLIIFIVTLPVINKAVKVDLPKAAAQPAESKSQDIDLSIMADKTVLWNKAVVDDAALKLRVEAAARQGEPPAVNINADQHVEYGKVAAVLTALQGGGLNKINFVMQPTKDSQ, translated from the coding sequence GTGTCGATTCTCATGGATGGCAACAACGACGAAGGCGTGATGAACGACATCAACATGACGCCGCTGATCGACGTCATGTTGGTATTGTTGATCATTTTCATCGTGACACTGCCGGTCATCAACAAGGCGGTGAAGGTCGATTTGCCGAAGGCGGCGGCGCAGCCGGCCGAGTCGAAAAGCCAGGATATCGATCTCTCGATCATGGCCGACAAGACCGTGCTGTGGAACAAGGCGGTGGTCGACGACGCGGCACTGAAGCTGCGTGTCGAGGCGGCCGCGAGGCAGGGCGAGCCGCCCGCCGTCAACATCAATGCGGATCAGCACGTGGAGTACGGCAAGGTGGCCGCGGTCCTCACAGCGCTGCAGGGCGGCGGTCTGAACAAGATCAACTTTGTCATGCAACCGACGAAGGACTCGCAATGA
- a CDS encoding MotA/TolQ/ExbB proton channel family protein, whose translation MEQYGIANVWQQGDFITRFIFVFLLGMSVVSWFVIVTKGLANRRLETMGKRAQTRFWSTPSFDEGIKALGDGADNPYRAMALAGREANEQQAGGGASLQGSLSASEWVARGLRNAFDDEVARLQNGLAVLGSIGSTAPFVGLFGTVWGIYHALMAIGASGQASLDHVAGPVGESLIMTAIGLFVAIPAVLGFNYVNRGNKRVSHRLNRFVHELHVYFVTGAKAHCDVRQAPAAPVASKRVSATA comes from the coding sequence ATGGAACAGTACGGCATCGCCAATGTCTGGCAGCAGGGTGATTTCATCACCCGCTTCATCTTCGTCTTTCTTCTCGGCATGTCGGTCGTGTCCTGGTTCGTCATCGTGACCAAGGGACTGGCGAATCGACGCCTCGAGACCATGGGCAAGCGCGCGCAGACGCGCTTCTGGTCCACCCCGTCGTTCGACGAAGGCATCAAGGCGCTCGGCGACGGCGCCGACAATCCCTATCGCGCCATGGCGCTGGCGGGCCGCGAGGCCAACGAGCAGCAGGCGGGAGGCGGCGCCTCGCTGCAAGGCAGCCTGAGTGCCAGCGAATGGGTGGCCCGCGGCCTGCGCAATGCCTTCGACGACGAGGTCGCCCGCCTGCAGAACGGCCTGGCCGTGCTCGGCTCGATCGGCAGCACCGCGCCGTTTGTCGGCCTGTTCGGCACGGTGTGGGGCATCTATCACGCGCTGATGGCGATCGGCGCATCGGGCCAGGCCAGCCTCGACCACGTCGCCGGCCCGGTGGGCGAGTCGCTGATCATGACGGCGATCGGCTTGTTCGTGGCGATTCCCGCCGTGCTCGGCTTCAACTACGTCAATCGCGGCAACAAGCGGGTCAGCCATCGCCTGAACCGGTTCGTGCATGAACTGCACGTGTATTTCGTGACGGGCGCCAAGGCCCACTGCGACGTTCGCCAGGCGCCTGCGGCACCGGTGGCGAGTAAGCGCGTCAGCGCTACTGCCTGA
- a CDS encoding energy transducer TonB, with translation MISDSIEARRWSGRVSEPERLAKLRSRFRRTGVGLAVLLAHGLGLYLIVHHSVHLIRLEADRASGTSVQVRLVAAPTPQPVVKPEPKPERPPEPKPRPVEKPVVRKTAPVLSSQAPAARTVAPAKSEPVKPVQPAPAPPVAAPSVAAPPAPTPPAPAPGPNLLDTPKQISSAELKQLGCQIPSPDYPPKARRLEQEGTVVVKLSIGVDGAVAKARVAQSSGYPLLDAAALAATQAGRCHPYTTAGIARAVEAEQRIAFNLND, from the coding sequence ATGATTTCTGATTCCATCGAGGCCCGGCGCTGGAGCGGCCGCGTGTCCGAACCCGAGCGCCTGGCGAAGCTGCGATCGCGCTTCAGGCGCACGGGGGTGGGGCTTGCCGTGCTGCTGGCGCATGGACTGGGCCTGTACCTGATCGTTCATCACAGCGTGCACCTGATCCGGCTGGAGGCCGACCGGGCCTCCGGTACTTCGGTTCAGGTCAGGCTGGTTGCCGCGCCGACGCCGCAGCCCGTGGTGAAGCCCGAGCCCAAGCCCGAGCGGCCGCCTGAGCCGAAACCCAGGCCGGTCGAAAAGCCGGTGGTGCGCAAGACGGCGCCCGTGCTTTCGTCGCAGGCCCCGGCTGCCCGGACCGTCGCGCCCGCCAAGAGCGAGCCCGTCAAGCCGGTCCAGCCGGCGCCGGCGCCGCCCGTGGCCGCCCCCAGCGTCGCCGCGCCGCCTGCTCCGACGCCGCCTGCACCCGCACCCGGCCCCAATCTGCTCGACACCCCGAAGCAGATCAGCAGCGCGGAACTCAAGCAACTCGGCTGCCAGATCCCGAGCCCGGACTATCCCCCGAAGGCGCGGCGGCTCGAGCAGGAAGGCACGGTGGTGGTGAAGCTGTCGATCGGCGTGGACGGCGCGGTAGCAAAGGCGCGAGTCGCGCAAAGCAGCGGCTATCCGCTGCTGGATGCGGCGGCGCTGGCGGCGACCCAGGCCGGCCGTTGCCATCCCTATACGACCGCCGGCATTGCCCGCGCCGTCGAGGCCGAGCAGCGGATCGCCTTCAATCTGAATGACTGA
- a CDS encoding TonB-dependent siderophore receptor, producing the protein MGCIVGIKFDNKGMARNLAAVAIAVAQTFAASAASAQQAAQHTYHIPSGPLDRTLVEIAKTAQLPLNYDAALVRSLQSAPVDGQYSAMDAIRAALRGTGLDMVPTANGGYTLTRAKADAKRAAPPAAAGPAGSQVDTTLPLISVAASRDSGGTGFVAESSSTYARSDVPLSETPKSVSVINAAVIQSQADQSLSDVLRNASGVVTRPGPLGVPQYTIRGFAASNLTSDGLATVGSAPNVTPTIAISSVEVVKGPSAIVNGNSPPGGVINIVKKTPQADPFHEIQVGYGSYGDAQIAFDSTGAITKDKKLRYRLIVSGERAGQNAMGYDGQRNFYFAPTLQWKDSTADFTVGYERTVDRGPVPQYTLGYAAGDIYRNYIDKPLGEPSDHFGAQTDNFFFHLEQKAGNALTFISKGSYTRSQQTQQAWTPMFPLSATNGSSFFNFDSLSDYYSWSLQNYVRGKFDVGSVKNTVIAGWDFLRFNQYQLDTTTFNTVSVPNVFGDFTFPPSDTGHLAPDGASQYTQTSLYIQDQLSYLNFHMLASVRRDTYLTNAINGNGQFPGTHQNAYSPSLGLLYELTTEISAYASYNRGFQPGTQLRFGGGFLPPKISQQAEVGMKFNLLDDKLAITTSAYRTSFSNYNINDPLHRGFSLPVGGAVSRGFEAEISGQPLPGVNLIGSYTYNDFVQPAGTKLSVNLPKNSASLWATYNFRSEKLQGFGVGAGLFFASGQYVDTGSAYRIPSQVETDLGVFYRKKGYGLNLSVKNVFDRKLYYSSTTSSFIPMGPERTVMLTGTYDF; encoded by the coding sequence ATGGGGTGTATCGTGGGGATCAAGTTCGACAACAAGGGGATGGCCCGCAATCTCGCGGCAGTGGCAATCGCCGTGGCACAGACGTTCGCGGCGTCCGCCGCCAGTGCGCAGCAGGCGGCGCAACACACCTACCACATACCGAGCGGCCCGCTGGACCGGACCTTGGTGGAGATCGCGAAGACCGCGCAGCTGCCGTTGAACTATGACGCGGCGCTGGTGCGCTCGCTGCAGTCGGCGCCGGTGGACGGCCAATACTCGGCCATGGACGCGATCCGCGCGGCCTTGCGGGGCACCGGCCTCGACATGGTTCCCACGGCCAACGGCGGCTACACGCTCACACGAGCCAAGGCCGATGCGAAGCGGGCGGCGCCGCCGGCCGCGGCCGGCCCGGCAGGCAGCCAGGTCGACACTACCCTGCCGCTCATCAGCGTGGCGGCAAGCCGCGATTCCGGCGGCACCGGCTTCGTCGCGGAATCGTCGTCCACCTATGCGCGTTCGGACGTGCCGCTCAGCGAGACGCCGAAATCGGTCAGCGTCATCAACGCGGCGGTGATCCAGAGCCAGGCGGACCAGTCGCTCTCCGATGTGCTGAGGAATGCTTCCGGCGTCGTCACGCGCCCGGGGCCGCTTGGCGTGCCGCAGTACACGATTCGCGGGTTCGCCGCGTCAAACCTGACCTCGGACGGGCTCGCGACGGTCGGGTCTGCACCCAACGTCACGCCGACCATCGCCATCTCGAGCGTGGAAGTGGTCAAGGGACCGTCAGCGATCGTGAACGGCAACAGCCCGCCGGGAGGGGTCATTAATATCGTCAAGAAGACACCGCAGGCCGATCCGTTTCATGAAATCCAGGTGGGCTACGGCTCCTACGGCGACGCCCAGATCGCGTTCGACAGCACGGGCGCCATCACCAAGGACAAGAAGCTCAGGTATCGCCTCATCGTCTCGGGGGAGCGGGCCGGGCAAAACGCCATGGGATATGACGGCCAGAGAAATTTCTATTTTGCACCGACGCTGCAATGGAAAGACTCCACCGCGGATTTTACGGTTGGGTATGAGCGTACTGTCGATCGCGGGCCCGTCCCTCAATACACGCTCGGCTATGCCGCGGGCGATATTTATCGAAACTATATCGATAAGCCGCTTGGTGAGCCCTCCGATCACTTTGGCGCGCAAACCGATAATTTTTTCTTTCATCTTGAACAGAAGGCTGGAAACGCGTTAACCTTCATAAGCAAAGGTTCCTATACACGCTCTCAGCAAACGCAGCAGGCGTGGACGCCGATGTTTCCTCTCTCGGCGACCAACGGCTCATCGTTCTTTAACTTCGATTCGCTGTCGGATTACTACAGCTGGAGTCTGCAAAATTACGTGCGGGGCAAGTTCGATGTTGGTAGTGTGAAGAACACAGTGATAGCGGGATGGGATTTTCTTCGCTTCAACCAATATCAGTTAGACACTACGACGTTTAATACCGTATCTGTTCCGAATGTTTTCGGGGATTTTACGTTTCCTCCATCGGACACGGGACATCTAGCGCCGGATGGAGCAAGCCAGTACACACAAACTAGTTTATATATACAAGATCAGCTTTCCTATCTTAACTTTCATATGCTGGCATCCGTGCGGCGTGATACTTATTTGACGAACGCAATCAATGGCAACGGGCAATTCCCGGGAACTCACCAGAACGCCTATAGTCCGAGCCTCGGCCTGCTCTACGAACTGACGACCGAGATCTCGGCCTATGCCAGCTACAACCGCGGTTTCCAACCGGGTACGCAGTTGCGATTTGGTGGAGGTTTTCTTCCCCCCAAAATCAGCCAACAAGCCGAAGTGGGCATGAAGTTCAACCTGCTGGACGACAAGCTGGCGATCACGACCTCGGCTTACCGCACCTCATTTAGCAATTACAACATTAACGACCCGCTTCATCGCGGTTTCTCTCTTCCTGTCGGCGGAGCCGTCAGCCGTGGATTCGAGGCGGAGATCAGCGGCCAGCCGCTGCCCGGCGTCAATCTGATCGGCAGCTACACGTACAACGATTTCGTGCAGCCCGCGGGCACCAAGCTCTCGGTGAATCTGCCCAAGAACAGCGCCAGCCTGTGGGCTACCTACAACTTCCGTTCGGAAAAGCTGCAGGGTTTCGGTGTCGGCGCGGGGCTGTTCTTCGCCAGCGGGCAGTACGTCGACACGGGATCGGCGTATCGCATTCCCAGCCAGGTGGAGACGGATCTCGGGGTGTTCTACCGGAAGAAGGGCTATGGCCTGAATCTTTCGGTCAAGAACGTGTTCGATCGCAAGCTCTACTACAGCAGCACAACGTCGTCCTTCATTCCGATGGGACCGGAGCGGACCGTCATGCTCACCGGCACCTATGATTTCTGA
- a CDS encoding Lrp/AsnC family transcriptional regulator produces the protein MIDHIDKAILTVLQDDCTLPVAELADRVHLSTTPCWRRIQKLEQDGVIARRVALLDAEKLNVGVTVFVEIRTAQHTAAWLKRFCEAVADIPEVVEVYRMSGHVDYLLKVVVPHIAAYDGVYKRLIGALEIFDVSSSFSMETIKSTTSLPLAYVS, from the coding sequence GTGATCGACCATATCGACAAAGCCATCCTGACCGTTCTGCAAGACGACTGCACGCTTCCCGTGGCGGAGCTTGCCGATCGCGTGCATCTGTCGACCACGCCTTGCTGGCGCCGCATACAGAAGCTCGAGCAGGACGGCGTCATCGCCCGCCGCGTGGCCCTGCTGGACGCCGAGAAGCTCAATGTGGGCGTCACCGTCTTCGTCGAGATCCGAACCGCCCAGCACACGGCCGCGTGGCTCAAGCGCTTTTGCGAGGCGGTGGCCGATATTCCGGAAGTCGTCGAGGTGTACCGCATGAGCGGCCACGTCGACTATCTCCTCAAGGTCGTGGTACCGCACATCGCCGCCTATGACGGTGTCTACAAGCGCTTGATCGGCGCGCTGGAAATCTTCGACGTCAGTTCCAGCTTTTCGATGGAGACCATCAAGTCCACCACGAGCCTGCCGCTCGCCTACGTTTCCTGA
- a CDS encoding type II toxin-antitoxin system ChpB family toxin has product MVKRVKFERGDIVRVSLSPTVGREQQGDFRPALVLSPAAFNALGVALVAPITQGGEFARFAGFAVPLSGSGTETQGVALVNMVRMLDLEGRGARKIERAPVEVVEDALARLQTIIE; this is encoded by the coding sequence ATGGTGAAGCGGGTCAAGTTCGAGCGAGGCGATATCGTGCGAGTGAGTCTGAGTCCGACGGTCGGCCGTGAGCAGCAAGGAGATTTTCGTCCCGCGCTTGTGCTCTCTCCGGCGGCGTTTAACGCGCTGGGTGTGGCGCTCGTTGCCCCGATTACCCAGGGCGGTGAATTCGCCCGCTTTGCAGGTTTTGCGGTTCCGCTCTCCGGTTCGGGGACGGAGACACAGGGAGTGGCACTGGTGAACATGGTACGCATGCTCGACTTGGAAGGACGCGGCGCACGCAAGATCGAACGCGCGCCCGTCGAAGTGGTAGAGGATGCCCTGGCCCGTCTTCAAACGATTATTGAGTAG
- a CDS encoding AbrB/MazE/SpoVT family DNA-binding domain-containing protein, translated as MELKIQKWGNSAAVRLPSVLLEQINASVGGSLNADVRPDGVLLTPARRKYALDDLVAQCDTKAPVPADMAAWGEIKPVGREAW; from the coding sequence ATGGAACTAAAGATTCAGAAATGGGGCAATAGCGCGGCGGTGCGTTTGCCGAGCGTATTGCTCGAACAGATCAACGCATCGGTCGGCGGTTCGCTGAACGCGGACGTGCGGCCGGATGGGGTGCTACTGACCCCGGCCCGGCGGAAGTATGCGCTGGATGATCTCGTGGCTCAGTGCGACACGAAGGCGCCTGTTCCGGCCGACATGGCAGCCTGGGGCGAGATCAAGCCGGTGGGACGTGAAGCATGGTGA
- a CDS encoding site-specific integrase: MANRPQQLELPPPRTYSRTEFTALRARVKGLPIATIARLYFDPEEHEVLDVERLLRTMRDDLVSIALREGSSVLVEHLQASIRKYGEPRLTPVSLQMIELAAGSWAKAAPAANHAVARWFRPLVAQRLAEVDVATVGELVAYCNRRGGAWWRSVPRIGVGRARALVAWLRRHAETIGQTVDADVDGVDPLLAAPETRVALRRGQLVPIHRLVVPHELAGARGANRAPAFPYISAAHDLDAVFAYLHRYDGQAATQRAYWRELERFVLWCVLERGRPMSSILVDDCEAYKAFLANPSDTFRGPPASRASGRWRPFALTPLSLDSQRYAVRTLRAAFDWLVKVRYLAGNPWVAVTDPKPVKRATKLQVQRALPIDVWSRVRAELAERAEGLGPQGPDWRVARALVLLMGDAGLRIEEAVTVERGGLQWWPAEDDTPATWMLRLIGKGSKERIVPLTEDTVQALREHWQDRGLDLDAPGAAADGVPLVAPTVVPPTPASREKFGVTETGEVTRVAGYTPRAARRVVTRALRRLLEQLPDWEESARRQLAVTSPHAFRHTFGTQSAAAGMAIEVLQQVLGHGSLQTTTIYVNAEQQRMRQESAKYHARLAARRAK; the protein is encoded by the coding sequence ATGGCCAATCGCCCCCAGCAGCTCGAGCTGCCGCCGCCCCGAACCTATTCGCGCACCGAATTCACGGCGCTGCGCGCGCGCGTAAAAGGGCTGCCGATCGCGACCATTGCTCGGCTGTACTTCGACCCGGAAGAACACGAGGTGCTGGACGTCGAGCGTCTGCTGCGCACCATGCGCGACGACCTGGTGTCGATCGCGCTGCGCGAGGGCTCGTCCGTCCTGGTTGAGCACCTGCAGGCGTCGATCCGCAAGTACGGCGAGCCGCGCCTGACTCCCGTGTCGCTGCAGATGATCGAGCTGGCGGCCGGCAGTTGGGCCAAGGCCGCGCCGGCGGCGAATCACGCCGTCGCGCGCTGGTTCCGGCCGCTGGTCGCACAGCGCCTGGCCGAGGTCGACGTGGCCACGGTGGGCGAGCTCGTCGCGTACTGCAACCGCCGAGGCGGCGCCTGGTGGCGCTCGGTACCGCGCATCGGCGTCGGTCGGGCGCGGGCGCTAGTGGCCTGGTTGCGCCGGCACGCCGAGACGATCGGCCAGACAGTGGACGCCGATGTCGATGGGGTCGATCCGTTGCTGGCCGCGCCCGAGACGCGCGTCGCGCTGCGTCGGGGCCAGCTGGTGCCGATCCACCGCCTGGTGGTGCCGCACGAGCTCGCCGGCGCCCGGGGCGCCAACCGCGCACCGGCGTTTCCCTACATCTCGGCCGCCCACGACCTGGACGCGGTGTTCGCGTACCTGCATCGTTACGACGGTCAGGCGGCCACCCAGCGCGCGTACTGGCGCGAACTCGAGCGCTTCGTGCTGTGGTGCGTGCTCGAGCGCGGCCGCCCGATGTCCTCGATCCTGGTCGACGACTGCGAAGCCTACAAGGCGTTTCTGGCCAACCCCTCGGACACGTTCCGTGGGCCGCCGGCCTCCCGTGCCTCGGGCCGCTGGCGCCCGTTCGCCCTGACGCCGCTGTCGCTCGACAGCCAGCGCTATGCCGTGCGCACGCTGCGCGCGGCGTTCGACTGGCTGGTGAAGGTGCGCTACCTGGCTGGCAACCCGTGGGTGGCCGTAACCGACCCAAAGCCCGTCAAGCGGGCGACCAAGCTGCAGGTCCAGCGGGCGCTACCGATCGACGTGTGGAGCCGGGTGCGCGCGGAACTCGCCGAGCGCGCCGAAGGCCTGGGGCCACAGGGCCCGGACTGGCGCGTGGCGCGTGCGTTGGTGCTGCTGATGGGCGACGCGGGCCTGAGAATCGAGGAGGCCGTGACGGTGGAGCGGGGCGGGCTGCAGTGGTGGCCTGCCGAGGACGACACGCCCGCGACCTGGATGCTGCGCTTGATCGGCAAGGGTAGCAAGGAGCGCATCGTGCCGCTGACCGAGGACACCGTGCAGGCACTGCGCGAGCACTGGCAGGACCGCGGCCTGGATCTGGACGCGCCCGGCGCCGCGGCCGACGGCGTGCCGCTGGTGGCGCCGACGGTGGTGCCGCCCACGCCGGCCAGTCGGGAAAAGTTCGGCGTGACCGAGACGGGGGAGGTGACGCGCGTGGCCGGCTATACCCCGCGCGCCGCACGGCGGGTCGTGACACGGGCCCTCAGGCGTCTGCTCGAGCAACTGCCGGATTGGGAGGAGTCGGCCCGCCGGCAGCTGGCCGTGACCTCGCCCCACGCGTTCCGGCACACGTTCGGCACGCAGTCGGCTGCGGCCGGCATGGCGATCGAGGTGCTGCAGCAGGTGCTGGGGCATGGCTCGCTGCAAACCACCACGATCTATGTCAACGCCGAGCAGCAGCGCATGCGCCAGGAAAGCGCGAAGTATCATGCGCGCTTGGCTGCCCGCCGAGCCAAGTAA